The Vescimonas coprocola genome includes a window with the following:
- a CDS encoding dihydrofolate reductase — protein sequence MDAIVAVDARWGIGRDGGLLFRISADLRRFKALTMGHTVVMGRRTLQSLPGGRGLPGRRNLVLSRQGDLIPKGAEVFHEVQPMLDAAGEDAFVIGGAQVYRLLLPACRRLYVTQIDADGGADVFFPEPAPELWRITEQSPWQEEQGLRYRYLTYERKDGMDGI from the coding sequence ATGGATGCCATCGTAGCCGTGGATGCCCGCTGGGGCATCGGGCGGGACGGCGGTCTGCTGTTCCGCATCAGCGCCGACCTACGGCGCTTCAAAGCCCTGACCATGGGCCATACGGTGGTCATGGGCCGCCGGACCCTCCAGTCCCTGCCGGGGGGGCGTGGCCTGCCGGGCCGCCGGAATCTGGTGCTGTCCCGGCAGGGGGACCTTATCCCGAAGGGAGCGGAGGTGTTCCACGAGGTGCAGCCGATGCTGGACGCCGCCGGGGAGGATGCCTTTGTCATCGGCGGAGCGCAGGTGTATCGTCTGCTGCTGCCCGCTTGCCGGCGGCTGTATGTGACCCAAATCGACGCCGACGGCGGGGCGGACGTGTTCTTCCCGGAGCCTGCGCCGGAGCTGTGGCGCATCACGGAGCAGTCCCCGTGGCAGGAGGAGCAGGGTCTGCGGTATCGCTATTTGACCTATGAGCGAAAGGATGGGATGGATGGAATATAA
- a CDS encoding PPC domain-containing DNA-binding protein: protein MEYKRFGSRMVLRIDRGEEVLTQLRRAAEQEGIRLAAVSGLGAVGDFTVGVFHTAERQYHAHRFQGDFEIVSLVGTITTKDGEFYAHLHMSAGDTEGRVLGGHLNEAVISATCELVLEIMDGTVERRFDPETGLNLMEF from the coding sequence ATGGAATATAAGCGTTTTGGCAGCCGCATGGTGCTGCGGATCGATCGGGGCGAGGAGGTGCTGACCCAGCTGCGCCGTGCGGCGGAGCAGGAGGGCATCCGGCTGGCGGCCGTCAGCGGGCTGGGCGCCGTGGGGGACTTCACAGTGGGGGTGTTCCACACGGCGGAGAGGCAGTACCATGCCCACCGCTTTCAGGGGGATTTTGAGATCGTCTCGCTGGTGGGGACCATCACCACCAAGGACGGGGAGTTTTATGCCCACCTCCACATGAGCGCCGGGGACACGGAGGGTCGTGTGCTGGGCGGACACCTGAACGAGGCGGTCATCAGCGCCACCTGTGAGCTGGTGCTGGAGATCATGGACGGCACGGTGGAGCGCCGGTTCGATCCGGAGACGGGGCTGAATCTGATGGAATTTTAA
- the thyA gene encoding thymidylate synthase, which yields MSYADERFIQNCRDILTNGVWDTELEVRPHWEDGTPAHTVKKFGIINRYDLREEFPILTLRRTYFKTCIDELLWIWQQKSNNIHDLRGHIWDSWADGTGSIGKAYGYQLAVKHQYPEGEFDQVDRVLYDLKHNPASRRIMTNIYNFQDLHEMALYPCAYSMTFNVSGHTLNAILNQRSQDMLAANNWNVVQYAVLVHMMAQVSGLEAGELVHVIADAHIYDRHVPIVERMLEKEPRPAPRFVMDPSVTDFYRFTRDSFSLEGYEPHPFEDKIPVAI from the coding sequence ATGAGCTACGCAGACGAACGCTTTATCCAGAACTGCCGGGATATTTTGACCAACGGCGTATGGGACACGGAGTTGGAGGTGCGCCCCCATTGGGAGGACGGCACCCCGGCGCATACGGTGAAAAAATTCGGCATCATCAACCGCTACGACCTGCGGGAGGAGTTCCCCATTCTCACCTTGCGCCGCACCTATTTCAAGACCTGCATCGACGAGCTGCTGTGGATCTGGCAGCAGAAGTCCAACAACATCCACGATCTCCGGGGCCACATCTGGGACAGCTGGGCCGACGGTACCGGCTCCATCGGCAAGGCCTACGGCTACCAGCTGGCGGTGAAGCACCAGTATCCGGAGGGGGAGTTCGATCAGGTGGATCGGGTACTGTACGACCTGAAGCACAACCCCGCCAGCCGCCGCATTATGACCAATATCTATAACTTTCAGGATCTGCATGAGATGGCCCTGTACCCCTGCGCCTACTCCATGACCTTCAACGTGTCCGGGCATACCCTGAACGCTATACTGAACCAGCGCAGCCAGGATATGCTGGCCGCCAACAACTGGAACGTGGTGCAGTATGCCGTGCTGGTCCACATGATGGCGCAGGTGTCGGGACTGGAGGCCGGAGAACTGGTCCATGTCATCGCCGATGCCCACATCTATGACCGCCATGTGCCTATCGTGGAGCGGATGCTGGAGAAGGAGCCCCGTCCTGCGCCCAGATTTGTCATGGATCCCTCTGTCACGGATTTCTACCGCTTTACACGGGACAGCTTCTCGCTGGAGGGCTACGAGCCCCACCCCTTCGAGGACAAGATCCCCGTAGCCATTTAA